The proteins below come from a single Crossiella sp. CA-258035 genomic window:
- a CDS encoding phosphohydrolase: MPSSPESFSLADAVEIATRAHEGQLDKAGLPYIRHPLRVMDQVEGEWHKMAAVLHDVVEDTGVTAEDLRAAGCPERVVTAVLALSKGPDEPMESYLRRAAEDEIAIVVKHADIADNSGPERLGRLDQATQDRLRAKYARALSLLTKYRAEQT, from the coding sequence ATGCCGAGCAGCCCGGAGAGTTTCTCGCTCGCGGACGCGGTGGAGATCGCCACCCGAGCGCACGAAGGCCAGCTGGACAAGGCGGGCCTGCCCTACATCCGGCACCCGCTGCGGGTGATGGACCAGGTCGAGGGCGAGTGGCACAAGATGGCCGCGGTGCTGCACGACGTGGTCGAGGACACCGGGGTGACCGCCGAGGACCTGCGCGCGGCCGGCTGCCCGGAGCGCGTGGTGACCGCGGTGCTGGCGCTGAGCAAGGGCCCGGACGAGCCGATGGAGAGCTACCTGCGCCGAGCCGCCGAGGACGAGATCGCGATCGTGGTCAAGCACGCCGACATCGCCGACAACAGCGGCCCCGAGCGACTGGGCCGCCTCGACCAGGCCACCCAGGACCGCCTGCGCGCCAAGTACGCCCGCGCCCTGTCCCTGCTGACCAAGTACCGCGCCGAACAAACTTGA